A section of the Saccharopolyspora gregorii genome encodes:
- a CDS encoding Mrp/NBP35 family ATP-binding protein, whose protein sequence is MTSTHSAPTEEAVRQALTQVEDPEIHKPITDLGMVKSVAVEDGAVAVGVYLTVQGCPMRETITQRVETAVGAVEGVRAVTVELDVMSDEQRSELRKKLRGNADEPRIPFAEPGSMTRVYCVASGKGGVGKSSVTVNLAAAMAKRGLSVGVVDADIYGHSVPRMLGSGGKPTQVEKMIMPPQAHGVKVISIGMFTPGNTPVVWRGPMLHRALQQFLSDVFWGDLDVLLLDLPPGTGDIALSTAQLIPNAEILVVTTPQQAAAEVAERAGAIAMQTRQRLAGVVENMSWMELPDGQRMEVFGSGGGQIVADSLSRAVGSEVPLLGQVPLDTRLREAGDSGTPLVVEAPESPAAQVLTDVAKRLSTRARGLAGQLLSVSPA, encoded by the coding sequence GTGACCAGCACGCACTCCGCTCCCACCGAAGAGGCCGTCCGCCAGGCCCTCACCCAGGTCGAGGACCCGGAGATCCACAAGCCGATCACCGATCTCGGCATGGTCAAATCCGTGGCCGTCGAGGACGGCGCGGTCGCCGTCGGCGTGTACCTGACCGTCCAGGGCTGCCCGATGCGGGAGACGATCACGCAGCGGGTCGAGACCGCGGTCGGTGCCGTCGAAGGCGTGCGGGCGGTGACCGTCGAGCTCGACGTGATGAGCGACGAGCAGCGCTCCGAGCTGCGCAAGAAGCTGCGCGGCAACGCCGACGAACCCCGCATCCCGTTCGCCGAACCCGGCTCGATGACCCGCGTGTACTGCGTGGCCTCCGGCAAGGGCGGCGTCGGGAAGTCCAGCGTCACGGTGAACCTCGCCGCCGCGATGGCCAAGCGCGGGCTGTCGGTCGGCGTGGTCGACGCCGACATCTACGGCCACTCGGTCCCGCGGATGCTCGGCTCGGGCGGCAAGCCCACCCAGGTCGAGAAGATGATCATGCCGCCGCAGGCGCACGGCGTGAAGGTCATCTCCATCGGCATGTTCACCCCCGGCAACACGCCCGTCGTGTGGCGCGGGCCGATGCTGCACCGCGCCCTGCAGCAGTTCCTCTCCGACGTCTTCTGGGGCGACCTGGACGTGCTGCTGCTGGACCTGCCGCCCGGCACCGGGGACATCGCGCTGTCCACCGCTCAGCTCATCCCGAACGCCGAGATCCTCGTCGTCACCACTCCGCAGCAGGCCGCGGCCGAGGTCGCCGAGCGCGCGGGCGCCATCGCCATGCAGACCCGGCAGCGGCTCGCCGGCGTCGTGGAGAACATGTCCTGGATGGAACTGCCCGACGGGCAGCGCATGGAGGTCTTCGGCAGCGGCGGCGGCCAGATCGTGGCCGACTCGCTGAGCCGCGCCGTCGGCTCGGAGGTCCCGCTGCTGGGCCAGGTGCCGCTGGACACCCGGCTGCGCGAGGCGGGCGACAGCGGCACTCCGCTGGTCGTCGAGGCCCCCGAGTCCCCCGCCGCGCAGGTGCTCACCGACGTCGCCAAGCGCCTGTCCACCCGGGCCCGCGGCCTCGCCGGTCAACTCCTGTCGGTCTCCCCGGCCTGA
- a CDS encoding O-methyltransferase, whose translation MIPETSIGTGPLDRPGSMLGDARGSIGHAADPAEESIDGSAGAALRFLATVLRAKSVVEVGSGTGASASWLLRGMVPEGVLTSIDIDAAAQHIAREALAAQGVPRSRTRFIAGLAERVLPKLTEGAYDLVFVDAMPAKYPAFLELGAPLLRPGGAIVFAGPVDAAQRQEPRAQALRELTRAVRADESLVPVALPVGDGLLAIARTEQS comes from the coding sequence GTGATACCCGAGACGTCGATCGGCACCGGTCCCCTGGACCGGCCGGGCAGCATGCTCGGCGACGCCCGCGGATCCATCGGGCACGCGGCCGACCCAGCGGAAGAGTCCATCGACGGGTCCGCGGGCGCCGCGCTGCGCTTCCTGGCGACCGTGCTGCGCGCGAAGTCCGTCGTCGAGGTGGGCTCCGGCACGGGAGCCTCGGCGAGCTGGCTGCTCCGCGGCATGGTGCCCGAAGGCGTGCTGACCTCGATCGACATCGACGCCGCCGCGCAGCACATCGCGCGCGAGGCGCTGGCGGCCCAAGGCGTCCCCCGGTCCCGCACCCGGTTCATCGCCGGGCTGGCCGAGCGGGTGCTGCCGAAGCTCACCGAGGGCGCCTACGACCTGGTGTTCGTCGACGCGATGCCGGCCAAGTACCCGGCGTTCCTCGAACTCGGCGCACCGCTGCTGCGTCCGGGCGGGGCCATCGTGTTCGCCGGGCCGGTCGACGCCGCGCAGCGGCAGGAGCCGCGCGCCCAGGCGCTGCGCGAGCTGACCAGGGCGGTGCGCGCGGACGAGTCGCTGGTGCCGGTGGCGCTGCCCGTCGGCGACGGCCTGCTGGCCATCGCCCGCACCGAGCAGTCGTGA
- the sigE gene encoding RNA polymerase sigma factor SigE → MSPAVRTDQHAVATAPVAEAAWTPPSWDEVVREHADRVYRLAYRLTGNQHDAEDLTQETFIRVFRSLASYKPGTFEGWLHRITTNLFLDMARRRSRLRMEGLPEDTDRLPSTGPSPEQVFYDTHLDPDLQAALDEVPPEFRAAVVLCDVEGLSYEEIGTTLGVKLGTVRSRIHRGRQMLKATLEARREQAREDSA, encoded by the coding sequence ATGAGTCCGGCCGTTCGAACCGACCAGCACGCCGTCGCCACCGCACCCGTCGCGGAGGCGGCGTGGACGCCGCCGTCCTGGGACGAGGTGGTCCGGGAGCACGCAGACCGGGTGTACCGGCTGGCGTACCGGCTCACCGGCAACCAGCACGACGCGGAGGACCTCACGCAGGAGACGTTCATCCGCGTCTTCCGCTCCTTGGCGTCCTACAAGCCCGGCACGTTCGAGGGCTGGCTGCACCGGATCACCACGAACCTCTTCCTGGACATGGCCCGGCGCCGCTCCCGGCTGCGCATGGAGGGCCTGCCCGAGGACACCGACCGGCTGCCCAGCACCGGCCCCAGCCCCGAGCAGGTGTTCTACGACACGCACCTGGACCCGGACCTGCAGGCCGCGCTGGACGAGGTGCCGCCGGAGTTCCGCGCGGCCGTGGTGCTGTGCGACGTGGAAGGGCTGTCGTACGAGGAGATCGGGACCACCCTCGGGGTGAAGCTCGGTACTGTGCGCAGCAGGATCCACCGCGGCAGGCAGATGTTGAAGGCCACGTTGGAAGCTAGGCGGGAGCAGGCTCGGGAGGACTCGGCATGA
- a CDS encoding zf-HC2 domain-containing protein, which yields MTVRRGWGLSEQHLALDALVAFVDGELTAGAHDRAAAHLARCPACAAEATAQRQARAAVRSASCPSMSAGLLQALQSIPSSAELPAQPDGLALTEEGQLVAVNPGARPGRFGSGAALGSSTPLGGGRQPMGSSAPLGSTRPDEPRGGRGRRAGAGVVFSGLVLGALALVSIPDDQLPPTDAGPPLPLPGEAYDSALIPASARFDERGGTPPSEAPASTTTPVPPPDATPGADAPVTPSGAPLLSASAQP from the coding sequence ATGACGGTTCGGCGGGGGTGGGGGCTGTCCGAACAGCACCTCGCACTGGACGCGCTCGTGGCATTCGTGGACGGAGAGCTGACCGCCGGCGCCCACGACCGCGCGGCCGCCCACCTCGCCAGGTGCCCGGCCTGCGCGGCCGAGGCCACCGCCCAACGGCAGGCCCGGGCGGCGGTGCGCTCCGCGTCGTGCCCGTCGATGTCCGCCGGACTGCTGCAAGCCCTGCAGTCGATACCGTCGAGCGCCGAACTCCCCGCGCAGCCCGACGGGCTCGCGCTGACCGAGGAGGGGCAGCTCGTCGCGGTCAACCCGGGCGCGCGCCCCGGCCGGTTCGGTTCCGGCGCGGCGCTCGGTTCCAGCACTCCCCTCGGCGGTGGCAGGCAGCCGATGGGGTCCAGCGCACCGCTCGGCTCGACCCGGCCCGATGAACCGCGCGGTGGCCGCGGCAGGCGAGCGGGTGCGGGGGTCGTGTTCTCCGGCCTGGTGCTCGGCGCGCTGGCGCTGGTGAGCATCCCGGACGACCAGCTCCCACCGACCGACGCGGGCCCGCCGCTGCCGCTGCCCGGCGAGGCCTACGACTCGGCGCTGATCCCCGCTTCGGCGCGCTTCGACGAGCGAGGTGGAACTCCGCCCTCCGAGGCGCCCGCCTCGACCACGACGCCGGTGCCGCCGCCCGATGCGACGCCGGGCGCCGACGCCCCGGTGACGCCGTCCGGCGCGCCGCTGCTCTCCGCTTCCGCGCAGCCCTGA
- a CDS encoding S1C family serine protease, producing the protein MSEQPRKPAQGSDPVRPDQARPQDDQRHEIPSAPDGDAVHPWQPGSAAPARGVPAADVSRPAQDAPPRHPEVDPAQAAVFGRPAGVSGSFQPGADERAPGVEQAPPPPDALVKAFGRPQGSAESLQREPGETPPAPPADEPASFWSDRGDQDPWRNPSASSVIGPPAVSEAAPEAAPEPGPGPLLSAREVLFGRRVRPRSLAALAGVAVLLAGVGGFVGRITAEEGNPLTNPDVTLAEVEPGVDRPSGGVSAVARRIVPAVVSVEVHVGAQGGSGSGVVIDGDGYIVTNNHVVSMAADTPGATVSAVFSDGSRVPARIVGRDVKTDLAVIKVEVANPTVAQLGRSGDLAVGDQVIAVGSPLGLASTVTTGIVSSVHRPVRLAGEGTDTNAVVDAIQTDAAINPGNSGGALVDGNGAVVGINSGIRTIGSGGEGGSIGLGFAIPIDDVRRIAQELIRTGRAAHADLGVNAKSVNDGTTDGAQVLNVRDGGSAAGAGIAEGDVIIRVGDRKVSTADELVVAVDRHRVGETVPVTVVRQGRELVLDVALR; encoded by the coding sequence ATGAGCGAGCAGCCGAGGAAACCCGCGCAGGGATCCGACCCGGTGCGACCCGATCAGGCTCGGCCGCAGGACGACCAGCGCCACGAGATCCCCTCCGCGCCCGACGGCGACGCGGTGCACCCGTGGCAACCGGGTTCGGCCGCCCCCGCCCGCGGAGTTCCCGCGGCGGACGTCTCCCGCCCGGCCCAGGACGCGCCGCCGCGGCACCCCGAGGTCGATCCCGCCCAGGCCGCCGTCTTCGGCAGGCCCGCCGGCGTCTCCGGCAGCTTCCAGCCCGGGGCGGACGAGCGCGCACCCGGCGTCGAGCAGGCCCCGCCCCCGCCGGACGCGCTGGTCAAGGCGTTCGGCCGTCCGCAGGGTTCCGCCGAATCGCTGCAGCGCGAACCCGGGGAGACCCCGCCCGCTCCCCCGGCCGACGAACCCGCCTCGTTCTGGAGCGACCGCGGCGACCAGGACCCGTGGCGCAACCCGTCGGCGAGCTCCGTGATCGGCCCGCCCGCGGTCTCCGAAGCCGCTCCGGAAGCGGCGCCCGAGCCCGGGCCCGGTCCGCTGCTGAGCGCCCGCGAGGTGCTGTTCGGCCGCCGGGTCCGGCCGCGCTCGCTGGCCGCGCTCGCCGGGGTCGCCGTGCTGCTGGCCGGGGTCGGCGGTTTCGTCGGCCGGATCACCGCCGAGGAGGGCAATCCGCTGACCAACCCGGACGTGACGCTCGCCGAGGTGGAGCCGGGCGTGGACCGGCCCAGCGGCGGGGTGTCCGCCGTGGCCCGCCGCATCGTGCCCGCCGTGGTCTCGGTGGAGGTGCACGTCGGCGCGCAGGGCGGCAGCGGTTCCGGGGTGGTCATCGACGGCGACGGCTACATCGTCACGAACAACCACGTGGTGTCGATGGCCGCGGACACGCCGGGGGCCACCGTCTCGGCGGTGTTCAGCGACGGCAGCCGGGTGCCCGCGCGGATCGTGGGCCGGGACGTGAAGACCGACCTCGCCGTGATCAAGGTGGAGGTGGCGAACCCGACGGTGGCGCAGCTGGGCCGCTCCGGCGACCTCGCGGTCGGCGACCAGGTGATCGCCGTCGGTTCTCCGCTGGGCCTGGCCAGCACGGTCACCACCGGCATCGTCAGCTCGGTGCACCGGCCGGTGCGGCTGGCCGGGGAGGGCACCGACACCAACGCGGTGGTGGACGCGATCCAGACGGACGCGGCGATCAACCCGGGCAACTCCGGTGGCGCGCTGGTGGACGGCAACGGCGCGGTGGTCGGGATCAACAGCGGTATCCGCACCATCGGCTCCGGTGGCGAGGGCGGTTCGATCGGGCTGGGCTTCGCGATCCCCATCGACGACGTGCGGCGCATCGCGCAGGAGCTGATCCGCACCGGGCGGGCCGCGCACGCCGACCTCGGCGTGAACGCCAAGTCCGTGAACGACGGCACCACCGACGGCGCCCAGGTGCTCAACGTGCGCGACGGCGGTTCCGCCGCGGGGGCGGGCATCGCCGAGGGCGACGTGATCATCCGGGTCGGCGACCGCAAGGTCAGCACCGCGGACGAGCTGGTGGTGGCGGTGGACCGGCACCGCGTCGGCGAGACCGTGCCGGTGACGGTGGTGCGGCAGGGACGGGAGCTCGTGCTGGACGTGGCGCTGCGCTGA
- the tatB gene encoding Sec-independent protein translocase protein TatB, whose translation MFDSIGWGEILVLIVAGLFILGPDRLPEGAAWLGRTIRQVKQYATGARDHLRSELGPEFDELRKPLEDLRGIRDFNPRSAVTKHLFDGENPLDPPLNGNGNGSGTNGGTTAPKPPQPPKPQRPLEQGERPPYDSDAT comes from the coding sequence GTGTTCGACAGCATCGGCTGGGGTGAGATCCTGGTCCTCATCGTCGCCGGTCTGTTCATCCTCGGCCCGGACCGGCTGCCCGAGGGCGCCGCGTGGCTGGGCCGCACGATCCGCCAGGTCAAGCAGTACGCGACCGGAGCCAGGGACCACCTCCGCTCCGAACTGGGCCCCGAGTTCGACGAGCTGCGCAAGCCGCTGGAGGACCTGCGCGGCATCCGCGACTTCAACCCGCGCAGCGCCGTCACCAAGCACCTGTTCGACGGGGAGAACCCGCTCGACCCGCCGCTGAACGGCAACGGGAACGGGAGCGGGACGAACGGCGGCACCACCGCACCGAAGCCGCCGCAGCCCCCGAAGCCGCAGCGCCCGCTGGAACAGGGCGAGCGGCCGCCCTACGACTCCGACGCGACCTGA
- a CDS encoding MFS transporter: protein MLTDDLNRIRRIRIALLIGALALFALLYAPQPVLPQFSDAFGLAPGTVALLVSAGTLGLAIAAIPLGTLSEVYGRRRIMVGSLLLAEAIGVLLPFIGSFPLLVGLRLVQGAAVAGIAAVAAAYLADETGGRDLGTTMGLYVAGTTVGGMSGRLLGGIAGDYAGWAGGVAAVAVLGAICTVGFVLLLPQERHQRRQELRWKPLLVGVRAAATDPALRPPFLVAALGMGAFVAVYNVLGFRLVEPPLSVPPALAALAFLAYAAGTVTSAVAGRLADRWGRPRVLLAGLGTALLGLLLMLAGNLVVILVGLVVFTGGFFAAHSVASGWVGLLASPSARGQASAMYQLAYYGGSSVGGVVGGVAYAAWGWNGMSAVLGCSLLLAGIAVLSGRRSERRRAEPVVAPAQVASES, encoded by the coding sequence GTGCTCACCGACGACCTGAACCGGATCCGCCGCATCAGGATCGCGCTGCTCATCGGCGCCCTGGCCCTGTTCGCGCTGCTCTACGCGCCGCAACCGGTGCTGCCCCAGTTCTCCGACGCCTTCGGCCTCGCGCCAGGCACCGTGGCGCTGCTGGTGTCGGCGGGCACCCTCGGCCTGGCGATCGCGGCGATCCCGCTCGGCACCCTGTCCGAGGTGTACGGCAGGCGGCGGATCATGGTCGGCTCGCTGCTGCTCGCCGAAGCGATCGGCGTGCTGCTGCCGTTCATCGGGTCTTTCCCGCTGCTGGTCGGGCTGCGGCTCGTGCAGGGGGCCGCCGTCGCGGGCATCGCCGCCGTCGCCGCCGCCTACCTCGCCGACGAGACGGGAGGACGGGACCTCGGCACCACCATGGGCCTGTACGTCGCGGGCACCACCGTCGGCGGCATGTCCGGCCGGCTGCTCGGCGGGATCGCCGGTGACTACGCGGGGTGGGCCGGTGGCGTCGCGGCCGTCGCCGTCCTCGGCGCGATCTGCACCGTCGGGTTCGTCCTGCTGCTGCCGCAGGAGCGCCACCAGCGGCGCCAGGAACTGCGGTGGAAGCCGCTGCTGGTCGGAGTGCGGGCCGCCGCCACCGATCCGGCGCTGCGGCCGCCGTTCCTCGTCGCCGCGCTCGGCATGGGGGCGTTCGTGGCCGTCTACAACGTGCTCGGGTTCCGGCTGGTCGAGCCGCCGCTGTCGGTGCCGCCCGCGCTCGCCGCGCTCGCGTTCCTGGCCTACGCGGCGGGCACCGTGACCTCGGCGGTCGCCGGCCGGCTGGCCGACCGGTGGGGGAGGCCCCGAGTGCTGCTCGCCGGGCTGGGCACCGCGCTGCTGGGGCTGCTGCTGATGCTGGCCGGGAACCTGGTGGTGATCCTGGTCGGGCTGGTCGTGTTCACCGGCGGGTTCTTCGCGGCGCACTCGGTGGCCAGCGGCTGGGTGGGGCTGCTCGCCTCACCGTCGGCGCGCGGCCAGGCCTCGGCGATGTACCAGCTCGCCTACTACGGCGGCAGCAGCGTCGGCGGAGTCGTCGGCGGCGTCGCCTACGCGGCCTGGGGCTGGAACGGGATGTCGGCCGTGCTCGGCTGCTCGCTGCTGCTGGCCGGGATCGCGGTGCTGAGCGGCAGGCGCTCCGAGCGCCGACGGGCGGAGCCGGTGGTGGCTCCGGCTCAGGTCGCGTCGGAGTCGTAG
- a CDS encoding LysR family transcriptional regulator, which produces MPHESELPLDAAQLTADLAPTLNLLRTVAAEGHLTRAAARLGVPQPTVSRALARIADRLGTDVVTKEGRGVRLTRTGAQLAAAAEHAYAELADRCREVVEELDPDRGRISLGFQHTMGSALVPELIRGFRAGHPGVRFRLVQGARDDMLAGALDGRLDLCLVSPLPTGAEWESVAVARDELVAVVPPAHPLAERAEVRLAELAAEEFALMGPGYGLRHIVTELAEAADVPLRPSWEAEEVDTLRGLVAAGLGVTLLPRAVGGEVAGTVEISLSPAAHRTVGMAWPAGRTPPPVVRAFRDHATSRP; this is translated from the coding sequence GTGCCGCATGAGTCCGAGCTGCCGCTGGACGCCGCCCAGCTCACCGCCGATCTCGCCCCGACGCTGAACCTGCTGCGCACCGTCGCCGCCGAGGGCCATCTCACACGCGCGGCGGCGCGGCTCGGCGTCCCGCAGCCCACGGTGAGCCGCGCGCTGGCCAGGATCGCCGACCGCCTCGGCACCGACGTCGTCACGAAGGAGGGGCGCGGGGTCCGGCTCACCCGCACCGGCGCCCAGCTCGCTGCCGCGGCCGAGCACGCCTACGCGGAGCTGGCGGACCGGTGCCGCGAGGTGGTCGAGGAGCTGGACCCGGACCGCGGCCGCATCTCGCTCGGCTTCCAGCACACCATGGGCAGCGCCCTGGTCCCGGAACTGATCCGCGGGTTCCGCGCCGGGCATCCCGGGGTGCGGTTCCGGCTCGTGCAGGGCGCCAGGGACGACATGCTGGCGGGCGCGCTGGACGGCCGGCTCGACCTGTGCCTGGTCTCGCCGCTGCCGACCGGAGCCGAGTGGGAGTCGGTGGCGGTGGCGCGCGACGAGCTGGTCGCGGTGGTGCCGCCCGCCCATCCGCTGGCCGAGCGCGCGGAGGTGCGGCTCGCAGAGCTGGCCGCCGAGGAGTTCGCGCTGATGGGCCCGGGCTACGGGCTGCGGCACATCGTCACCGAACTCGCCGAGGCGGCCGATGTTCCGCTGCGGCCCAGCTGGGAAGCCGAAGAGGTCGACACGCTCCGCGGCCTGGTCGCCGCCGGTCTCGGCGTCACGCTGCTGCCCCGGGCCGTCGGTGGCGAGGTGGCGGGCACCGTGGAGATCTCGCTGTCCCCGGCCGCGCACCGCACGGTGGGGATGGCCTGGCCCGCGGGCCGCACCCCGCCGCCGGTGGTGCGCGCGTTCCGCGACCACGCCACCTCCCGGCCCTGA
- a CDS encoding leucyl aminopeptidase family protein has product MREGSQSVSDSSVFGSSRSPEQAALPVIPTALVEVDVVSRWRDGVPTAVPVFDGASGPDLAAAAEPWGADVSLLEALGVTASVGEVRTVPLPDGRFGWVVGAGSGEPGHWRAIGASIARAARAKLGEGVASDDDPADLGDAADAEYVQVLLPADAGVELVSALTLGLSLGDYRFRVSAEPAAPRMRKALLVVPGGADADAFRVAVARAEELAAATSLTRDLANAPSNVKNPAWLAGAGTALAGPLQGVTATVRDEKWLADKGFGGVLAVGGGSVSPPRLLELAWRPDGVKSGPHLVLVGKGITFDTGGLSLKPADGMHLMRTDMAGGGAVLSALLSIARLRLPVRVTALVPSAENHVSGSSYRPGDVVRHYGGKTTEVGNTDAEGRMVLADALAYAVDRLEPDYLVDVATLTGAMKVALGLRTGGLFSTDERLGTALRDAGERVGESWWPMPLLEDHAADVRGELADVRQAPQGPGGITAALFLREFIGDVPWAHLDIAGPGRADKSYDEVVPGATGFAARTLVELAASLAA; this is encoded by the coding sequence ATGCGGGAAGGATCTCAATCCGTGTCCGATTCCTCGGTGTTCGGTTCGTCGCGGTCGCCGGAGCAGGCAGCGCTCCCGGTGATCCCGACGGCACTGGTCGAAGTGGACGTGGTCTCGCGGTGGCGGGACGGCGTGCCGACGGCGGTGCCGGTGTTCGACGGGGCCTCCGGGCCCGACCTGGCCGCCGCGGCCGAACCGTGGGGAGCGGACGTCTCGCTGCTCGAAGCGCTGGGTGTGACCGCGTCCGTGGGCGAGGTGCGCACCGTGCCGCTGCCAGACGGGCGGTTCGGCTGGGTCGTCGGGGCGGGCTCCGGCGAGCCCGGCCACTGGCGCGCGATCGGCGCGTCGATCGCACGGGCGGCGCGCGCCAAGCTCGGCGAAGGGGTCGCGTCGGACGACGACCCCGCCGACCTGGGCGACGCGGCGGACGCGGAGTACGTCCAGGTGCTGCTGCCCGCGGACGCCGGCGTCGAGCTCGTCTCGGCGTTGACGCTCGGGCTGTCGCTGGGCGACTACCGGTTCCGGGTGTCGGCGGAACCGGCCGCGCCGCGGATGCGCAAGGCATTGCTGGTGGTTCCCGGCGGGGCGGACGCGGACGCGTTCCGCGTGGCCGTGGCCCGGGCGGAGGAGCTGGCCGCGGCCACCTCGCTGACCCGGGACCTCGCCAACGCCCCCTCGAACGTGAAGAACCCGGCCTGGCTGGCCGGTGCGGGCACCGCGCTCGCCGGTCCGCTGCAGGGCGTCACCGCGACCGTGCGCGACGAGAAGTGGCTGGCGGACAAGGGGTTCGGCGGAGTCCTCGCCGTCGGGGGCGGTTCGGTGAGCCCGCCGCGGTTGCTGGAGCTGGCGTGGCGTCCGGACGGCGTGAAGTCCGGCCCGCACCTGGTGCTGGTCGGCAAGGGCATCACCTTCGACACCGGCGGGCTGTCGCTGAAGCCCGCCGACGGCATGCACCTGATGCGCACCGACATGGCCGGGGGCGGCGCGGTGCTCAGCGCACTGCTGTCCATCGCCCGGCTGCGGCTGCCGGTGCGGGTGACGGCGCTGGTGCCGTCCGCGGAGAACCACGTGTCGGGCAGCAGCTACCGGCCCGGTGACGTGGTGCGGCACTACGGCGGGAAGACCACCGAGGTCGGCAACACCGACGCCGAGGGCCGCATGGTCCTGGCGGACGCGCTGGCGTACGCGGTGGACCGCCTCGAACCGGACTACCTGGTTGACGTGGCCACGCTGACCGGAGCGATGAAGGTCGCGCTCGGGCTGCGCACCGGTGGCCTGTTCAGCACCGACGAGCGGCTCGGGACGGCGCTGCGGGACGCGGGCGAGCGGGTCGGCGAGTCCTGGTGGCCGATGCCGCTGCTGGAGGACCACGCGGCCGACGTGCGCGGCGAGCTCGCCGACGTGCGGCAGGCGCCGCAGGGGCCCGGCGGGATCACCGCCGCGCTGTTCCTGCGCGAGTTCATCGGCGACGTTCCGTGGGCGCACCTGGACATCGCGGGCCCGGGACGCGCGGACAAGTCCTACGACGAGGTCGTGCCGGGCGCGACCGGCTTCGCGGCCCGCACCCTGGTCGAACTGGCCGCCTCCCTCGCCGCGTGA
- a CDS encoding DUF3117 domain-containing protein: MAAMKPRTGDGPLEVTKEGRGIVMRVPLEGGGRLVVEMSVEEAKNLGDALESATG, translated from the coding sequence ATGGCGGCCATGAAGCCCCGGACCGGTGACGGTCCCCTCGAGGTGACGAAGGAGGGTCGCGGCATCGTAATGCGCGTCCCCCTTGAGGGCGGTGGGCGGCTCGTCGTCGAGATGTCGGTGGAGGAGGCAAAGAACCTGGGCGATGCCCTGGAATCTGCCACCGGCTGA
- a CDS encoding enoyl-CoA hydratase-related protein encodes MSDVLLTRDTGGVRLITLNRPESFNALNVELKLALVGALREAAADDAVRAVVLTGSGRSFCAGQDLKEHIAQLQADDPSPLKTVEEHYNPLIRAVATMPKPIISAVNGSAAGAGASLAFASDLRIAAADAKFLMAFANVGLSTDSGASWTLPRLIGYGRAMELLLLAEPVAADEALRIGMVNRVVDAGQATEAAMELAARMATGPTSAYARIKETMRAAAAEGLDEALDVEAGAQNEAGSTADHREAVAAFVEKRTPNFTGH; translated from the coding sequence GTGTCCGATGTACTGCTGACCCGCGACACCGGTGGCGTGCGACTGATCACGCTCAACCGGCCGGAGTCGTTCAACGCGCTCAACGTCGAGCTGAAGCTCGCGCTGGTCGGCGCGCTGCGGGAGGCCGCGGCCGACGACGCGGTGCGCGCGGTGGTGCTCACCGGCAGCGGGCGCTCGTTCTGCGCCGGCCAGGACCTCAAGGAGCACATCGCGCAGCTGCAGGCGGACGACCCCAGTCCACTGAAGACGGTGGAGGAGCACTACAACCCCCTGATCCGCGCGGTGGCCACCATGCCGAAGCCGATCATCTCCGCGGTCAACGGCAGCGCCGCCGGGGCGGGCGCCTCGCTGGCGTTCGCCAGCGACCTGCGGATCGCCGCGGCGGACGCGAAGTTCCTGATGGCCTTCGCGAACGTGGGGCTGTCGACCGATTCGGGCGCGTCCTGGACGTTGCCGCGGCTGATCGGCTACGGACGGGCGATGGAACTGCTGCTGCTGGCCGAACCGGTCGCCGCCGACGAGGCGCTGCGCATCGGCATGGTCAACCGGGTGGTGGACGCGGGCCAGGCGACCGAGGCGGCGATGGAACTCGCCGCGCGGATGGCGACCGGCCCCACCAGCGCCTACGCGCGGATCAAGGAGACGATGCGGGCGGCCGCCGCAGAAGGCCTCGACGAGGCGCTGGACGTCGAGGCGGGCGCGCAGAACGAGGCGGGCAGCACCGCCGACCACCGCGAGGCGGTGGCCGCGTTCGTGGAGAAGCGGACGCCGAACTTCACCGGGCACTGA
- a CDS encoding SRPBCC family protein: MGNAQLRLEVPVRAAPEQVWAAATDWSRQGEWMLGTSVHVVSGDGGLGTTLAAFTGLRGVGFLDTMEIIEMRRPLCCRVRHTGGLVSGEGGFRVIGHCQADESTFVWWEDLSAPTGTGALWPVVRPAFSWGLRRSLDRFADFCPEYRPRTG; this comes from the coding sequence GTGGGCAACGCGCAGCTGCGGCTGGAGGTGCCGGTGCGCGCCGCACCGGAGCAGGTGTGGGCGGCGGCGACCGACTGGTCGCGGCAGGGCGAGTGGATGCTCGGCACCTCGGTGCACGTGGTCAGCGGTGACGGCGGCCTCGGCACCACGCTGGCCGCGTTCACCGGGCTGCGCGGCGTCGGCTTCCTGGACACCATGGAGATCATCGAGATGCGGCGGCCGCTGTGCTGCCGGGTGCGCCACACCGGTGGCCTCGTGTCCGGCGAGGGCGGTTTCCGGGTGATCGGGCACTGCCAGGCCGACGAGTCGACCTTCGTGTGGTGGGAGGACCTGTCCGCGCCCACCGGCACCGGCGCGCTGTGGCCGGTGGTGCGGCCCGCGTTCAGCTGGGGCCTGCGGAGGTCGCTGGACCGGTTCGCCGACTTCTGCCCGGAGTACCGGCCGCGCACCGGGTGA